The following are encoded together in the Lathyrus oleraceus cultivar Zhongwan6 chromosome 3, CAAS_Psat_ZW6_1.0, whole genome shotgun sequence genome:
- the LOC127128822 gene encoding CASP-like protein 4D1, with amino-acid sequence MENNTKTITTTTTASTPSSSTLSRTVVLVLRVLTFVFLLIALIVIVLTKETSETSDGESEIKFKDIHAYRYMISTIVIGFAYNLLQMALSIFTLVSGSRVLNGDGGYMFDFFGDKIMSYFLLSGSAAGFGASEDLHRFFKAAELPLNSFFGKANASASLLLFGFITTAIASIFTSFALPKKA; translated from the exons ATGGAGAATAACACAAAAACTATAACTACTACTACTACAGCTAGTACACCCTCAAGCTCAACACTTTCAAGAACTGTTGTTCTAGTTTTGAGGGTGTTAACCTTTGTGTTCCTTCTCATTGCTCTCATAGTTATTGTTTTAACAAAGGAAACTTCAGAGACAAGTGATGGAGAATCAGAAATCAAGTTCAAAGATATTCATGCTTATAG ATACATGATCTCAACAATAGTAATTGGATTTGCATACAATCTTCTGCAAATGGCCCTTTCAATTTTCACTCTGGTATCTGGAAGTCGTGTGTTAAATGGTGATGGAGGCTATATGTTTGACTTTTTTGGTGATAAG ATTATGTCATACTTCCTACTTTCCGGTTCAGCAGCTGGATTTGGTGCCTCAGAAGATTTGCATAGATTCTTCAAAGCAGCAGAACTTCCCTTAAACTCATTCTTTGGAAAGGCTAATGCCTCAGCTAGTCTTCTTCTATTTGGATTTATAACCACAGCCATAGCATCAATTTTCACTTCATTTGCTTTGCCAAAGAAAGCTTAG